One Chloroflexota bacterium genomic region harbors:
- the raiA gene encoding ribosome-associated translation inhibitor RaiA, protein MKTTLHARHLELDQRLRARIERKLQRLDRVADPAAHATVELTAKASRAADASHVAEITLVTNGATMRSTSSAATPMAAVDAVIDKLERQVIRAKERLRGARRSAPPLSRSAASSTVTPTAREEAGVVEIRRVDMVPMFPEDAIARMDELGQAFFVFLNAQTQRVNVVYRRTGGGHGLIDPVVAP, encoded by the coding sequence GTGAAGACCACCCTCCACGCCCGTCATCTCGAGCTCGACCAGCGGCTCAGGGCCCGGATCGAGCGTAAGTTGCAGCGGTTGGATCGCGTAGCCGATCCAGCCGCGCACGCCACGGTGGAGCTCACGGCCAAGGCCTCGCGCGCCGCCGATGCCTCTCACGTGGCCGAGATCACCCTGGTGACGAACGGGGCCACGATGCGCTCCACCTCATCCGCAGCCACCCCGATGGCCGCGGTGGACGCCGTCATCGACAAGCTCGAACGCCAGGTCATCCGCGCCAAAGAGCGTCTGCGAGGCGCGCGACGGTCTGCGCCACCCCTGTCCCGGAGCGCGGCAAGCAGCACGGTGACGCCAACAGCGAGGGAGGAAGCCGGGGTGGTGGAGATCCGGCGGGTGGACATGGTCCCCATGTTCCCGGAGGACGCGATCGCCCGGATGGATGAGCTGGGCCAGGCGTTCTTCGTCTTCCTCAACGCGCAGACCCAGCGGGTCAACGTCGTGTACCGCCGCACGGGTGGCGGCCACGGGCTGATCGACCCGGTCGTCGCGCCCTAG
- a CDS encoding ComF family protein, whose amino-acid sequence MAVLDLLLPPACAGCGRYGAAICTACRAGLRRLGSAADQFLAPDPSLVVGDALILGLAAFAHRDAAQRILRRLKYGGGRRLAGPLAEMALPALCRLLAVTGPATLVPVPLHRSRQRDRGYNQAELLATELGRRANVAVWPALVRRRATQRQHGLDRATRLRNLRQAMALSAVPPPEGIPGGSSVVLVDDILTTGATLEACAVILRGAGIEAVYGFAVAREV is encoded by the coding sequence GTGGCTGTCCTCGACCTGCTGCTGCCCCCGGCATGTGCGGGTTGCGGCCGCTACGGCGCCGCCATCTGCACTGCCTGCCGAGCGGGCCTGCGCCGGTTGGGGTCGGCTGCGGACCAGTTCCTGGCGCCTGATCCCAGCCTGGTGGTCGGCGACGCCCTGATCCTCGGCCTCGCAGCCTTCGCCCACCGCGACGCCGCGCAACGCATCCTGCGCCGACTCAAGTATGGCGGCGGGCGCCGCCTGGCCGGCCCGCTGGCCGAGATGGCACTGCCGGCCCTGTGCCGGCTGCTGGCGGTCACCGGCCCGGCGACGCTGGTCCCGGTTCCGCTGCATCGCTCGCGGCAGCGCGATCGCGGTTACAACCAGGCGGAGCTGCTGGCCACCGAGCTGGGCCGGCGCGCGAACGTCGCCGTGTGGCCCGCCCTCGTCCGACGACGCGCGACTCAACGCCAGCATGGGCTGGATCGCGCCACGCGCCTGCGCAACCTTCGCCAGGCCATGGCACTGAGCGCGGTCCCTCCCCCTGAGGGCATTCCGGGCGGCTCCAGCGTGGTGCTGGTGGATGACATCCTGACCACCGGGGCCACCCTCGAGGCCTGCGCGGTCATCCTCCGTGGGGCCGGTATCGAGGCGGTCTACGGATTCGCGGTCGCTCGTGAGGTGTGA
- a CDS encoding DUF192 domain-containing protein, with amino-acid sequence MADWARVTNNSRGSVAVERCRVARSLRDRTVGLLGTAELPAAEGLWIERSPSIHMFFMRYPIDAVFVDRSGRVVRIVERLRPWRIVAWVRGARDCLEMPAGAAQAAGIQVGDELRLEAIG; translated from the coding sequence ATGGCGGATTGGGCGCGGGTGACCAACAACTCCCGCGGATCGGTGGCGGTCGAGAGGTGCCGCGTCGCGCGATCGCTGCGGGACCGCACGGTCGGGCTGCTGGGAACCGCGGAGCTCCCGGCCGCGGAGGGGCTGTGGATCGAACGGTCGCCGTCGATCCACATGTTCTTCATGCGCTACCCGATCGATGCCGTGTTCGTCGACCGCAGCGGACGGGTCGTGCGGATCGTGGAGCGGCTGCGCCCGTGGCGGATCGTGGCCTGGGTACGTGGGGCCCGAGACTGCCTGGAAATGCCGGCGGGTGCGGCGCAGGCAGCTGGCATCCAGGTCGGGGACGAGCTGAGGTTGGAGGCCATCGGCTAA